A single window of Pseudomonas marginalis DNA harbors:
- a CDS encoding membrane integrity-associated transporter subunit PqiC: MTFPLKITVVGMLLLLAACSSTPITFHTLTPAHWNTATGADAGSIRIESITVPPQVDRPQIVIRQGDSGVAILETQWWAASLADELRSALVDQLANSNPRQSMLLRLEVQRFDSVPGQYALLDVKWRLRPAGGTERPPLTCRTTLQSPAGPSIDNVVLAHQNNLKRFAAQVSQAVVRSTGQCPPAP; encoded by the coding sequence ATGACGTTTCCGTTGAAAATCACAGTGGTCGGCATGCTGCTGTTGCTGGCGGCGTGCAGCAGTACTCCGATTACCTTTCATACGCTGACACCGGCGCACTGGAATACGGCCACTGGGGCGGACGCGGGCAGCATCCGGATTGAAAGCATCACCGTTCCCCCCCAGGTCGACCGACCGCAGATTGTGATCCGCCAGGGCGACAGTGGCGTGGCGATCCTGGAAACCCAGTGGTGGGCCGCGAGCCTCGCGGATGAGCTGAGGAGTGCGCTGGTGGACCAACTGGCCAACAGCAACCCTCGACAATCGATGTTGTTGCGTCTTGAAGTGCAGCGCTTTGACTCCGTACCCGGCCAGTACGCGCTGCTCGACGTCAAATGGCGCCTGCGCCCGGCCGGGGGCACCGAGCGCCCACCGCTGACCTGCCGGACCACGTTGCAGTCGCCCGCCGGGCCGAGCATCGACAACGTGGTGCTCGCCCATCAAAACAATCTCAAGCGCTTTGCCGCGCAGGTCAGCCAGGCGGTCGTCAGGTCAACCGGCCAGTGCCCGCCGGCACCGTAA
- a CDS encoding intermembrane transport protein PqiB, whose product MTSHPTDTPQAPGSPAIKTRRFSVSLVWIVPIVAVLVGISLVVHSVLQQGPTITLNFKTGSGLIANKTEVKYRNVVIGQVTDVALSDDQKSVNATVQLAKQAESFTRADSQFWVVRPRIGAGGVSGIDTLLSGDYIGADIGQSETRAKQFKGLENPPPITYGEPGKRFTLHTQTLGSLDIGSPVYYRKIEVGQVVAYELDAEGKGVNVEVFVHAPNDAYVTENTRFWNASGVDLSVGANGFALKTESLSSMLVGGIAFRAPPYSPNDKPADEARTFELFDDQDSALAPPNGEGQYMALRFDQALRGLKVGAPVEFLGVEFGKVVSINLDFDANKRSFPLNVGIVIYPQLLGQAHTKLLKVMNHDPNDEAAGVRLIGSFIENGLRAQARSGNLLTGQLYIALDFYPKAEKVKFDPSLRPVSIPTIPGNLEQLQEKLESIVNKINQLPIERIAGNLDSNLVELRKGLTQFNAKTLPGVQNTLADVSKTLQSASSTLAEDSPQREQLTQTLDELGRMSRSLRELSDYLGRHPESLIRGRPDNAAPLDLQGPPRK is encoded by the coding sequence ATGACGTCACATCCCACTGACACCCCGCAAGCCCCAGGATCGCCTGCAATCAAGACACGGCGCTTCAGCGTTTCGCTGGTGTGGATCGTGCCGATCGTCGCGGTGCTGGTGGGGATTTCGCTGGTGGTACACAGCGTCCTCCAACAGGGCCCGACCATCACCCTCAATTTCAAGACCGGCAGCGGTCTGATCGCGAACAAAACCGAGGTCAAGTACCGCAACGTGGTGATCGGCCAGGTGACCGATGTCGCCTTGAGCGACGACCAGAAAAGCGTCAACGCCACGGTTCAACTGGCCAAGCAGGCCGAAAGCTTCACCCGCGCCGATTCGCAGTTCTGGGTGGTACGCCCGCGTATCGGCGCCGGCGGCGTATCCGGCATCGACACCCTGCTCTCCGGCGACTACATAGGTGCCGACATCGGCCAATCGGAGACCCGTGCCAAGCAGTTCAAAGGCCTGGAAAACCCGCCGCCCATCACCTACGGCGAACCGGGCAAGCGTTTCACGCTGCACACGCAGACCCTCGGTTCGCTGGATATCGGCTCACCGGTGTACTACCGCAAAATCGAGGTCGGCCAGGTGGTGGCCTACGAGTTGGATGCCGAAGGCAAGGGTGTCAATGTCGAGGTGTTCGTGCATGCGCCCAATGATGCCTATGTCACCGAAAACACGCGTTTCTGGAATGCCAGCGGGGTTGACCTGAGCGTCGGCGCCAATGGCTTCGCGCTGAAGACCGAATCGCTTTCGTCCATGCTGGTCGGTGGTATCGCCTTTCGGGCGCCGCCGTACAGCCCCAACGACAAACCGGCCGACGAGGCACGTACCTTTGAGCTCTTCGACGACCAGGACAGCGCCCTCGCCCCACCCAATGGCGAGGGGCAATACATGGCCCTGCGCTTCGACCAGGCATTGCGCGGGCTCAAGGTCGGGGCGCCGGTGGAGTTCCTCGGCGTCGAGTTTGGCAAAGTGGTATCGATCAACCTCGACTTCGATGCCAATAAACGCAGCTTCCCACTCAACGTCGGTATCGTGATCTATCCACAGTTGCTCGGACAGGCCCACACCAAACTGCTCAAGGTCATGAACCATGACCCCAACGATGAGGCCGCCGGCGTACGGCTGATCGGCTCGTTCATCGAAAATGGCCTGCGCGCCCAGGCACGCAGCGGCAACCTGTTGACCGGCCAGTTATACATCGCGCTGGACTTCTACCCGAAAGCCGAGAAGGTCAAATTTGACCCCAGCCTGCGCCCGGTCAGCATTCCAACCATTCCCGGCAACCTCGAGCAACTGCAGGAAAAACTCGAGAGCATCGTCAACAAGATCAACCAACTGCCGATCGAACGTATTGCCGGCAACCTCGACAGCAACCTGGTCGAGCTGCGCAAAGGCCTGACCCAATTCAATGCCAAGACCCTGCCCGGCGTGCAGAACACCCTGGCTGACGTGAGCAAGACCCTGCAATCGGCCAGTTCCACCCTGGCCGAGGATTCACCGCAGCGCGAGCAGTTGACCCAGACCCTGGATGAACTGGGGCGCATGTCGCGCTCCCTGCGCGAACTGTCGGACTACCTGGGCCGTCACCCGGAATCGCTGATTCGCGGCCGTCCCGACAACGCCGCGCCCCTGGACCTGCAAGGACCACCGCGCAAATGA
- a CDS encoding paraquat-inducible protein A yields MSTPPTASELGLCLCHSCGLSCDMRDGPNECERCGAPLHRRKVSSLTRTWAYMLTALAFYVPANLLPVMNTTMLGSGADSTIMSGVLEFWQHGAWDIALIIFIASIAVPGIKFVSLALLLVTVQRNSLWARKERSKLFRFVELIGYWSMLDVIVVALVAALVKFQALGTIEPRLGILFFGLVVVFTMLAAMSFDPRLIWETPHNKETADDVTSH; encoded by the coding sequence ATGAGCACACCGCCGACGGCCAGCGAGCTCGGCCTGTGCCTCTGTCACAGCTGTGGATTGTCCTGCGACATGCGCGACGGGCCGAACGAATGCGAGCGCTGCGGCGCGCCCTTGCACCGGCGCAAGGTCAGTTCCCTGACGCGCACCTGGGCCTACATGCTCACCGCGCTGGCGTTCTATGTGCCGGCCAATCTCCTGCCGGTGATGAACACCACCATGCTCGGCTCGGGGGCGGACAGTACTATCATGAGTGGGGTGTTGGAGTTCTGGCAGCACGGCGCGTGGGACATTGCGCTGATTATTTTCATCGCCAGCATCGCAGTGCCCGGCATCAAGTTTGTGTCCCTGGCCCTGCTGCTGGTCACCGTGCAGCGCAATAGCCTTTGGGCACGCAAGGAACGTTCGAAGCTGTTCCGCTTCGTCGAACTGATTGGCTACTGGTCGATGCTGGATGTCATCGTGGTCGCGCTGGTGGCCGCACTGGTGAAGTTCCAGGCCCTGGGCACCATCGAGCCGCGCCTGGGTATCCTGTTTTTCGGCCTGGTGGTGGTGTTTACCATGCTGGCCGCCATGAGCTTCGACCCGAGGCTGATCTGGGAAACCCCACACAACAAGGAGACCGCGGATGACGTCACATCCCACTGA
- a CDS encoding paraquat-inducible protein A produces the protein MANQLIICEHCDCVYEKVTLAKHQKAHCIRCAGVLQRYNGLTVQQRLALTLTAAVLWTFANFYPVMSISLQGLKSSATLWDSVVALSLGPITFIALVAAISIIIAPVFQLLLLMWVLSFALAGKRSPAFRLCMRWLEALRPWSMLEVCLLGAMVAVFKLAGMLDVIPGTGLFALAVLSLLLIRIAGRDVRDLWDSV, from the coding sequence ATGGCGAATCAACTGATCATCTGCGAGCACTGCGACTGTGTGTACGAAAAAGTCACGCTCGCCAAACATCAAAAAGCCCACTGCATACGTTGCGCAGGCGTGCTCCAGCGCTACAACGGCCTGACCGTGCAACAGCGTCTCGCCCTGACGCTGACGGCTGCGGTGCTGTGGACGTTCGCCAATTTCTATCCCGTGATGAGTATCAGCCTGCAAGGCCTGAAAAGCAGCGCCACGCTATGGGACTCGGTGGTAGCGCTGAGCCTGGGGCCGATCACGTTTATCGCGTTGGTGGCGGCCATTTCCATCATCATCGCGCCAGTGTTCCAGTTACTGCTGCTGATGTGGGTCTTGAGCTTCGCCCTCGCGGGCAAGCGCTCACCGGCGTTCCGATTGTGCATGCGTTGGCTGGAGGCACTCAGGCCCTGGAGCATGCTGGAGGTGTGTCTGCTCGGGGCAATGGTGGCGGTGTTCAAGCTGGCCGGCATGCTTGATGTGATCCCCGGCACCGGCCTGTTTGCCCTGGCCGTACTCAGCCTGTTGCTGATCCGCATTGCCGGGCGTGATGTGCGCGACCTGTGGGACAGCGTATGA
- a CDS encoding MBL fold metallo-hydrolase: MEAEKPTLIRETFPVGPLQCNCTIIGDPITKKAIVVDPGGNHELILARLDALGLKVVSIIHTHAHLDHFLASGQLKEKTGATLHLHKEDQFLWDNLEMQCQMFGVPYTPVPSPDRWLADDEALACGCGVALHTPGHTPGSMSFWFADARLLIAGDTLFRRGVGRTDLWGGDQATIVRSIKQRLYTLDEGATVVTGHGPDTRLGDEMRENPFVRA; this comes from the coding sequence ATGGAAGCCGAAAAGCCCACGCTGATCCGCGAAACCTTCCCGGTCGGCCCGTTGCAGTGCAACTGCACGATCATTGGCGACCCCATCACCAAGAAGGCCATCGTGGTCGACCCGGGTGGCAATCATGAACTGATCCTGGCGCGCCTCGATGCCCTGGGCCTGAAAGTGGTGAGCATCATCCACACCCATGCCCATCTCGATCACTTCCTGGCCTCGGGGCAATTGAAGGAAAAGACCGGTGCAACCCTGCACCTGCACAAGGAAGACCAGTTTCTCTGGGACAACCTGGAGATGCAGTGCCAGATGTTTGGTGTGCCCTACACGCCGGTGCCGTCGCCGGATCGCTGGCTGGCCGATGATGAGGCGTTGGCCTGTGGGTGCGGTGTGGCGCTGCATACACCGGGGCACACGCCAGGCTCGATGAGCTTCTGGTTCGCCGATGCCAGGCTGCTGATTGCCGGGGACACGCTGTTTCGGCGCGGTGTTGGGCGTACGGATTTGTGGGGTGGGGACCAGGCGACGATCGTGCGTTCGATCAAGCAACGGCTCTACACGCTGGATGAAGGCGCGACGGTGGTGACCGGCCATGGCCCGGACACGCGCCTGGGTGACGAGATGCGTGAGAACCCATTTGTGCGGGCGTGA
- a CDS encoding OmpA family lipoprotein gives MFTPRRLLVVATAVALLSGCASPNPYGGGSQGQANNESSGMSKTAKYGGLGALAGALAGAAIDHNNRGKGALIGAVVAGAGAAGYGYYADQQEKKLRESMANTGVEVQRQGDQIKLIMPGNITFATNSDAISSSFYQPLNNLANSLKQFNQNTIQIVGYTDSTGSRQLNMDLSQRRAQSVANYLTSQGVNGANLSARGAGPDNPIASNADVNGRAQNRRVEVNLGPIPGQQYGQPGAQQQAPQQNNQFQGNPYQQYQ, from the coding sequence ATGTTCACTCCGCGTCGTCTGCTTGTTGTCGCTACCGCCGTAGCCCTGTTGTCCGGCTGCGCTTCACCTAATCCTTATGGCGGTGGCAGCCAGGGACAGGCGAATAATGAATCCAGCGGTATGAGCAAGACCGCCAAGTACGGTGGCCTGGGTGCCCTGGCCGGTGCATTGGCGGGTGCTGCCATCGACCATAACAACCGTGGCAAGGGCGCGCTGATCGGCGCAGTGGTTGCGGGTGCCGGCGCCGCGGGTTACGGCTACTACGCCGACCAGCAGGAAAAGAAACTGCGTGAGAGCATGGCCAATACCGGGGTTGAAGTTCAGCGCCAGGGCGACCAGATCAAGCTGATCATGCCGGGTAACATCACCTTCGCCACCAACTCGGACGCGATCTCCAGCAGCTTTTACCAGCCGCTGAACAACCTGGCCAACTCCCTCAAGCAGTTCAACCAGAACACCATCCAGATCGTGGGTTACACCGACAGCACCGGCAGCCGCCAACTGAACATGGACCTGTCGCAGCGCCGTGCCCAGAGCGTGGCCAACTACCTGACCTCCCAAGGCGTTAATGGTGCCAACCTCAGCGCACGCGGTGCCGGCCCGGATAACCCGATAGCCAGCAACGCCGACGTGAACGGTCGTGCGCAGAACCGTCGCGTAGAAGTGAACCTCGGCCCGATCCCCGGCCAGCAGTACGGCCAGCCTGGCGCGCAGCAGCAAGCGCCGCAGCAGAACAACCAGTTCCAGGGCAACCCGTACCAGCAATACCAATAA
- a CDS encoding BON domain-containing protein, with the protein MTVNRLGLLAITLCLGISGCSTAITATRDTPIQDDKGTRTFGSKIDDSLIETKVEVNIAKAATDLGNGASRIVVTSFNGVVLLAGQTPRADLKAQAEQAASAVQRVKKVHNELQVMDPITLLAISNDALLTTKIKAQMLTDNAIPGSRIKVVTDNGIVYLMGLLTQAEATRAANLVQGVSGVQKIVKVFEYID; encoded by the coding sequence ATGACCGTTAACCGCCTCGGCCTTTTGGCCATTACGTTGTGCCTCGGCATCAGCGGCTGCAGCACGGCAATCACTGCGACACGTGACACCCCTATTCAGGATGACAAGGGCACCCGCACCTTCGGCAGCAAGATTGACGACTCGCTGATCGAAACCAAGGTCGAAGTCAACATTGCCAAAGCCGCCACGGACCTGGGCAACGGTGCTTCACGCATCGTCGTGACCAGCTTCAACGGCGTGGTACTGCTCGCAGGCCAAACGCCACGCGCCGACCTCAAGGCCCAGGCCGAACAGGCAGCCTCGGCCGTACAGCGGGTCAAGAAGGTCCACAACGAATTGCAGGTCATGGACCCGATCACCCTGCTGGCCATCAGCAACGATGCCCTGCTGACGACCAAGATCAAGGCACAGATGCTGACCGACAACGCGATTCCCGGCTCGCGGATCAAAGTGGTCACCGATAACGGCATCGTCTACCTGATGGGCCTGCTGACGCAGGCGGAAGCCACGCGCGCAGCCAACCTGGTGCAGGGCGTATCCGGCGTGCAGAAGATCGTCAAGGTGTTCGAGTACATCGATTGA
- a CDS encoding phosphoheptose isomerase has protein sequence MDMQSRIRQLFQASIDTKQQAMDVLAPHIEQASQVMVNALLNEGKMLSCGNGGSAGDAQHFSSELLNRFERERPSLPAIALTTDSSTITSIANDYSYNEIFSKQIRALGQPGDVLLAISTSGNSANIIQAIQAAHDREMIVVALTGRDGGGMASLLLPEDVEIRVPANVTARIQEVHLLAIHCLCDLIDSQLFGSEE, from the coding sequence ATGGACATGCAATCCCGAATTCGCCAGCTTTTCCAGGCCAGCATCGACACCAAGCAACAGGCGATGGACGTACTTGCACCGCACATCGAGCAAGCCAGTCAGGTCATGGTCAATGCCTTGCTCAACGAGGGCAAAATGCTTTCGTGCGGCAACGGCGGTTCGGCCGGCGATGCCCAGCATTTTTCGTCCGAGCTGCTCAACCGCTTCGAGCGTGAGCGCCCGAGTCTGCCGGCTATCGCCTTGACCACCGATTCGTCAACGATCACCTCGATCGCCAACGACTACAGCTACAACGAAATTTTCTCCAAGCAGATCCGCGCACTGGGCCAACCAGGCGATGTGCTGCTGGCGATTTCCACCAGCGGCAACTCGGCGAATATTATTCAAGCGATCCAGGCCGCACATGATCGCGAAATGATTGTCGTAGCATTGACCGGACGCGACGGCGGCGGCATGGCCTCGCTACTGCTGCCCGAAGATGTGGAGATTCGCGTCCCGGCCAATGTCACCGCACGTATTCAGGAAGTCCACCTGCTGGCGATCCACTGCCTGTGCGATCTGATCGACAGCCAACTGTTTGGGAGTGAAGAATGA
- a CDS encoding YraN family protein, with the protein MPERSTAQSGKDAELQALKHLQQQGLRLLAQNWLCKRGELDLVMLDGDTVVFVEVRYRKHAQWGGALASIDGRKRQKLILAAQFFLQKEHRWADAPCRFDVVAMESTPSGQVDLNWLQNAFDS; encoded by the coding sequence ATGCCGGAGCGGTCTACTGCACAAAGCGGCAAGGATGCCGAACTTCAAGCATTGAAACACTTGCAACAACAGGGTCTGCGCCTGCTGGCGCAGAACTGGTTGTGTAAACGCGGCGAGCTTGATCTGGTCATGCTTGACGGCGATACAGTAGTATTCGTCGAAGTCCGCTACAGAAAACACGCACAATGGGGTGGCGCGCTCGCCAGTATCGACGGGCGCAAGCGTCAGAAGCTGATACTCGCTGCGCAGTTTTTCCTGCAAAAAGAGCATCGCTGGGCCGACGCCCCCTGCCGTTTCGATGTGGTTGCCATGGAAAGCACACCGTCTGGTCAAGTTGATCTGAACTGGCTGCAAAATGCCTTCGACAGCTGA
- a CDS encoding penicillin-binding protein activator, whose translation MIACLRLLSALCLAALLAACASSPSSSLGDLPRTPDASIEQLLEQATTAKTPEKAALLRLSAADMAYRQNNPGRSSQILAQVSLDVLKPAAQVFASTLAAELAMTRNQPKAALTALNHPSLQSLKELPTEQQIRTGTVHARAYEADGQTLAAARERVAMAPLLSGDAAKSNHEAIWTLIAALPAEQLQASGNPTLDGWITLAQAVKGAGTLEQQQAAIDTWRAQNPGHPAAVQLPTPLTKLKELASQPLNKIALLLPQEGPLASVGKALREGFMAAHYQAEQAGQKPPVIEFYDSSRLASIDDFYAKAQAAGVQLVVGPLEKPLVKQLSTRPQLPITTLALNYSETDQSPPQLFQFGLAAEDEAREVSRRARADGLHRAAAMVPRGEWGERVYRAFRQDWEANGGMVVGVEYVDQPVALAQQIADLFQLRKSEGRAKSLQSTVGTDVAAQPSRRQDIEFIFLAVTPQLAQQIKPTLNFQYAGDVPVYATSHVFSASGDKNQYLDMTNVMFCETPWLLNTTDPLRNQVAAQWPQANGSLGRLYAMGVDAYRLAPRLGQLKALPDTRIDGLSGNLGISTNQRVDRQMPWAKFVGGEIQRLPDTPR comes from the coding sequence ATGATCGCTTGCCTGCGGCTGCTCTCCGCCCTCTGCCTCGCTGCCTTACTGGCCGCTTGCGCCAGCTCGCCCTCGTCCAGCCTTGGCGACCTTCCACGGACCCCGGACGCCAGTATCGAGCAACTGCTCGAACAGGCCACCACCGCCAAGACGCCAGAAAAGGCCGCGTTGCTGCGCCTGAGTGCGGCAGACATGGCCTACCGCCAGAACAACCCTGGCCGCTCGTCGCAGATTCTTGCGCAAGTGTCCCTGGATGTCCTCAAGCCAGCCGCGCAAGTCTTTGCCAGCACCCTGGCTGCCGAATTGGCCATGACGCGCAACCAGCCCAAGGCCGCGTTGACCGCCTTGAACCATCCGAGCCTGCAAAGCCTGAAGGAGCTGCCGACCGAACAGCAGATTCGCACTGGCACCGTGCACGCCCGCGCTTATGAAGCCGATGGCCAGACCCTGGCCGCTGCCCGCGAGCGCGTCGCCATGGCGCCACTGCTCAGCGGCGATGCCGCCAAAAGCAATCACGAAGCCATCTGGACCTTGATTGCCGCACTGCCTGCGGAACAACTGCAAGCCAGCGGCAACCCGACCCTGGACGGCTGGATTACCCTGGCCCAAGCGGTCAAGGGCGCCGGTACGCTTGAGCAACAGCAGGCCGCCATAGACACCTGGCGCGCACAGAACCCGGGCCACCCGGCCGCCGTGCAACTGCCAACCCCGCTGACCAAGCTCAAGGAGCTGGCCAGCCAGCCCTTGAACAAGATCGCCCTGCTGCTGCCCCAGGAAGGCCCGCTGGCCTCCGTCGGCAAGGCCCTGCGCGAAGGTTTCATGGCGGCGCACTACCAGGCTGAACAAGCCGGGCAGAAGCCACCGGTCATCGAGTTCTATGACAGCTCGCGCCTGGCCTCCATCGACGACTTCTATGCCAAGGCCCAGGCTGCCGGCGTGCAATTGGTAGTTGGTCCGCTGGAGAAGCCATTGGTCAAGCAGCTCAGCACGCGCCCTCAGCTACCGATCACCACCCTCGCGCTGAACTACAGCGAGACCGACCAGAGCCCGCCGCAACTGTTCCAGTTCGGCCTCGCCGCTGAAGACGAAGCCCGCGAAGTGTCGCGCCGCGCGCGTGCCGACGGCCTGCATCGCGCCGCTGCCATGGTGCCGCGTGGCGAATGGGGCGAGCGTGTCTACAGGGCCTTCCGCCAGGATTGGGAAGCCAACGGTGGCATGGTTGTCGGTGTCGAGTATGTCGACCAGCCGGTCGCCCTTGCCCAGCAAATCGCCGACCTGTTCCAACTGCGTAAAAGCGAAGGCCGCGCCAAGAGCCTGCAAAGCACAGTGGGCACAGACGTAGCGGCACAGCCGTCACGTCGCCAGGACATCGAGTTCATCTTCCTGGCCGTTACCCCGCAATTGGCCCAGCAGATCAAGCCGACCCTGAACTTCCAGTACGCCGGTGATGTGCCGGTGTACGCCACGTCCCACGTATTCAGCGCCAGCGGTGACAAGAACCAATACCTGGACATGACCAACGTGATGTTCTGCGAAACCCCTTGGCTGCTCAACACCACCGACCCGCTGCGTAACCAGGTTGCCGCACAATGGCCGCAAGCCAATGGCAGCCTTGGCCGCCTGTATGCGATGGGCGTCGACGCCTACCGCCTGGCCCCGCGCCTGGGCCAGTTGAAGGCACTGCCGGATACACGCATTGACGGCCTCTCGGGCAACCTGGGCATCAGCACCAACCAGCGCGTCGATCGCCAGATGCCATGGGCGAAGTTCGTTGGTGGCGAGATCCAGCGCCTGCCGGACACCCCGCGCTGA
- the rsmI gene encoding 16S rRNA (cytidine(1402)-2'-O)-methyltransferase: MTAPGPLNSTAGSLFVVATPIGNLDDISARALKVLREVKLIAAEDTRHSQRLMQHFGISTPLAACHEHNEREEGSRFIVRLLAGDDVALISDAGTPLISDPGYHLVRQARAAGINVVPVPGACALIAALSAAGLPSDRFIFEGFLPAKAVGRRARLQALKEEPRTLIFYEAPHRILECLQDMELVFGGERLALLARELTKTFETLKGLPLEALRAFVEGDSNQQRGECVVLVAGWTAPENEEAVGSEAMRILDLLLKEMPLKRAAALAAEITGVRKNVLYQVALDKQKAE; this comes from the coding sequence TTGACTGCTCCAGGTCCTTTGAATTCCACGGCAGGCTCGCTTTTTGTCGTGGCGACGCCCATTGGCAATCTGGACGACATCAGTGCCCGGGCGCTGAAAGTGTTGCGCGAGGTTAAATTGATTGCGGCGGAAGACACTCGACACTCCCAGCGTTTGATGCAGCATTTTGGTATCAGCACGCCATTGGCGGCTTGTCACGAGCATAACGAGCGCGAAGAAGGCAGTCGCTTTATCGTGCGGTTGTTGGCGGGCGACGATGTGGCGCTGATCTCGGACGCGGGTACGCCGCTGATCTCCGACCCTGGGTACCATCTGGTCCGCCAGGCGCGTGCCGCAGGTATCAATGTAGTGCCTGTTCCTGGAGCGTGCGCGCTGATCGCTGCATTGTCGGCGGCAGGCCTGCCGTCGGACCGTTTTATTTTCGAAGGTTTCCTGCCGGCCAAGGCCGTGGGGCGTCGTGCGCGTCTACAGGCATTGAAAGAGGAGCCGCGCACGCTGATCTTCTACGAAGCGCCTCATCGTATTCTTGAATGCCTGCAGGATATGGAGCTGGTGTTCGGCGGCGAGCGCCTGGCCCTGCTGGCCCGTGAGCTGACCAAAACCTTCGAAACCCTCAAGGGCCTGCCGCTGGAAGCGCTGCGCGCGTTCGTCGAGGGCGACAGTAATCAGCAGCGCGGCGAGTGTGTGGTGTTGGTGGCGGGCTGGACCGCGCCGGAAAATGAAGAGGCCGTCGGCAGCGAGGCCATGCGTATCCTCGACCTGCTGCTCAAGGAGATGCCCCTCAAGCGCGCTGCGGCGTTGGCGGCGGAAATCACCGGGGTACGCAAGAATGTGTTGTATCAAGTCGCGCTGGATAAACAGAAAGCCGAATAG
- the mraZ gene encoding division/cell wall cluster transcriptional repressor MraZ — MFRGANAISLDAKGRLAMPSRYRDELISRSSGQLIITIDAVDPCLCVYPLDEWELIETKLRALPSLREENRRLQRLLIGNAVDLELDGSGRFLVPPRLREYAKLDKRAMLVGQLNKFQLWDEDAWDAVSAADLAAIQQPGAMPDELRDLIL; from the coding sequence GTGTTTCGCGGAGCTAACGCTATCAGTCTCGATGCAAAAGGCCGTCTCGCCATGCCGAGCCGGTATCGTGACGAGCTGATTTCGCGAAGTTCCGGACAGTTGATCATCACAATCGATGCCGTTGACCCTTGTTTATGTGTTTACCCCCTCGATGAGTGGGAGTTGATTGAGACCAAGTTGCGTGCCTTGCCTTCATTGCGTGAAGAAAACCGCCGTCTGCAGCGTTTGCTGATTGGTAATGCCGTCGACCTCGAGCTCGATGGCAGTGGTCGTTTCCTGGTGCCCCCGCGTTTGCGCGAGTACGCCAAGCTGGATAAGCGCGCAATGCTGGTCGGCCAACTGAACAAGTTCCAATTGTGGGACGAAGATGCCTGGGATGCTGTTTCTGCAGCTGACCTGGCTGCTATTCAACAACCGGGCGCCATGCCTGATGAACTGCGTGATTTGATCCTGTGA
- the rsmH gene encoding 16S rRNA (cytosine(1402)-N(4))-methyltransferase RsmH, producing MTIDSGFNHITVLLDEAVEALAVRADGCYLDGTFGRGGHSRLILSQLGPDGKLLGFDKDPQAIATGQALAAEDGRFVVVQRSFAELGAEVAERGMAGKVAGVLLDLGVSSPQLDDPERGFSFMNDGPLDMRMDPTRGVSAAQFIATAPVEEIARVFKEYGEERFAGRMARAVVERREIQPFERTADLAEVLKVANPAWEKGKNPATRAFQGLRIHVNNELGDLEAGLEAALEALEVGGRLVVISFHSLEDRIVKLFMRRLVKGESDNLPRNLPVRFEAFVPKIKIHGKAQFASEAELKANPRSRSAVMRVAEKLR from the coding sequence GTGACTATTGATAGCGGCTTTAACCACATCACCGTACTGCTTGACGAAGCCGTTGAGGCTCTCGCCGTACGCGCGGATGGCTGCTATCTGGACGGTACCTTTGGCAGGGGCGGGCATAGCCGGTTGATCCTCAGCCAGCTCGGGCCCGACGGCAAGCTCCTCGGGTTCGACAAAGACCCCCAAGCGATTGCCACCGGGCAAGCGCTAGCGGCCGAAGACGGCCGCTTTGTCGTTGTGCAGCGCAGCTTTGCCGAGCTCGGTGCCGAAGTCGCCGAGCGCGGCATGGCGGGCAAGGTGGCCGGGGTTTTGCTCGACCTGGGCGTGTCTTCGCCGCAGCTCGATGACCCGGAGCGCGGCTTCAGCTTCATGAACGACGGCCCCCTCGACATGCGCATGGACCCTACCCGTGGTGTCAGTGCCGCGCAGTTCATTGCCACTGCGCCGGTGGAAGAAATCGCCCGTGTGTTCAAGGAATACGGTGAAGAGCGCTTCGCCGGCCGCATGGCCCGTGCCGTGGTGGAGCGTCGCGAAATCCAGCCGTTCGAGCGCACCGCCGACCTGGCCGAAGTGCTGAAAGTCGCCAACCCCGCGTGGGAAAAGGGCAAGAACCCGGCGACCCGCGCGTTCCAGGGCCTGCGTATTCACGTCAACAACGAATTGGGCGACCTGGAGGCTGGCCTCGAGGCTGCCCTCGAGGCGCTGGAAGTAGGCGGTCGCCTGGTGGTGATCAGTTTCCACTCCCTGGAAGACCGCATCGTCAAGCTGTTCATGCGCCGCCTGGTCAAGGGCGAGTCCGACAACCTGCCGCGCAACCTGCCGGTACGTTTCGAAGCCTTTGTGCCGAAAATCAAAATCCATGGCAAAGCGCAGTTCGCTTCCGAAGCCGAACTCAAGGCCAACCCACGTTCCCGTAGCGCCGTCATGCGCGTCGCGGAGAAGCTGCGGTGA